The DNA segment TTTTTGCCCAATGAGCGGTTGTTCCAGTTTTGTTTTAAGTTCGCTGTAATACACTTCTTTTCCGACGGAATCACAATAAAAATGATTGATCAAGCGCGCGTCTTCTTCGATAAATTTTCTGCATTCTTCCTGCCAGGGCCAGGCGCCGGCCATAAAAAGCCTTCGTTTGGCCGGAATAGCCGTAAACTTGGCGATCTCTTCTTTGTTGCCGTCAAAAATACCGATGCGGGATATGTTTTTTCCGGATGAATTTTCGAAACTTAAAAAAAGCTCATAGAACTGTTTCGCAAAACTCTTGTATCCGGGAATACTATTAATAATAACGGGCTGAACATTGCTAATGATATTTGAAGAAAGAGACTCAATGATCTTGTTCATGGGCATCGTAAATGCAGATTGAACATTATTTTCATTCCAAATCGTTTGAAATTGCCCGTCGACGCATATTTCAGATTTATCCTGCGCTGTTATCTTGATATAGCTTATTTCAGAAAATGTCTGCGAGTACTCATTGGCCATTTGCATGGAAAGACTTTTGAGATTTTGAACGCTGGTGGTTAGTTTTTCTAATATTTCCGCGTTAAGATGTTGTTTTTGTTTGATGCCGTTGATCCCCCAAAGGCCGTCTTGGGTATAATTCTTAATATCCCCGATTTTCTTAATATTAAACGCCGGAAAATATAAAAGCACTTCGCTGGCTAAATTGATATCGACCGGCAAATAAACTTCACTATGCTTGCTTAAAAGTCCGCCGAGCATAGACGCGTTCGATAACTGCCACTGGGCGGCTTTTAAAAAGAAACATCCCATCCCATCCCAAACGGGAGGTTTTTCTCCCGAAATAATTTCCGGCTTCTTTTCCGGAGAAAAATATTCCGCTTCCGGAGTCCATATTTTGTCATCAGAAGAGGCGGCCGGTTTTGGTGTAGCTTCTTTTGGCTTCTCTTCTTTGGAAGTTTCTTTCCCGGCAAAAGGATCGGCTAGTAGGGGGCTTTCCTGCGGAACCGTTGGCGCGATTTCCGGCATAGATTCCGGAACACTGTCCACAACAGCTTCGGGAACAGCCTCCGGTGCGGCTTCAGGAGCAGCTTCAGGAGCAACTTCAGGCACAGCCTCTGGCGCGACTTCAGGAGCGGCTTCAGGAGCGGCTTCAGGAGCAGCTTCAGGAGCAACTTCAGGCACAACTTCCGGGACAACTTCAGGGGTAATTTCCGGCGCAGGCTCCGGTACGGGTTCTGGGACACTTTCTTGAGGCGCGGGTTCAATTTTCTTTTCGGGAATAGATTGTTTTTCTTCCACGATCGGCGCTTGAGCCATAGGATCCGGAAGAAGTGAAATATATTCTTGCGGTTCTTCTTGTTCCGGTTCCAAAATAGGCAAAATAGGCTCTGTGGCGCTGGGCTCTTTCTCTATTTGAACTTCCTTAGAAATATCAGCTAGGGCTTCCGACTTCACTTCGGTCAGATCCGGTAAAATAATGGGAGGTTTTTCGGAAGACTTTTCAGGAAGTTTTTCCTCTTTGGACATTTTTTCTTGCGAGGCTAAGTCTATTTTTCCAAGTTCCACGGAAATATCTTTATTTTTTGACGGTTCGACCGGAAATTGCTCTTTCGTAACCGAAATTTTTGGCGGCTCGTCATGAACAGAGAGCAGTGCTTGTTTTTCCGTAAATAATTGTTCTTTTCTTTTTTCGGGAATCTTGAATTTCTGCGGCTTGCCTTCTTTTTCGGCCCTTCTTCCGACGGGACTGCTAAGAGCTGAACTTTTCAGAATGGCGTTGACGGAGGATTTGGAAACTTCGCATTGAAATTTTTCGCGGATCAAATCGGAGATCTTGCGGCAGCTAAGATCGGGATTATCCCGTTTTTGCGTGACAACAAAATCAATAACTTCCTGTTTTAATTTGTAAACAACACCCATAAATGACGGCGCAATTCTAAGTTAGCAGTTTGGACATTTCTTTAATAAGATTGGCTCTATCATATACTACCTATTTTAGGTGAGTCAAGCTTTTTATCCGCAAACAGGACTAAAAAAGCAAATAACCTTAGATTTTGCTTGCCAAATAACCTTTGCCGTAGTTAAATACCTTATGCTCAAAAAATGTCCTTACTGTTTTGAGATCGCCAGCGAAGGAATGAACAAATGCCCCGTTTGCCTTCAGTTCATTATTGACCCACTCATTGATTCGGAATATAAAAGTATTGATAAAAAGAAATGTTTTTTCTGCGGGAAGAATATCCTCAAAGAGGCTCGCATCTGCCGCTTTTGCCATCAATGGATCGACGAAGTTGACCGCACGGCAGGGGATATTGAGCGAATTGATTAACCTTCTTGAGTTATAGAATCTCCAAGGCAAGTACCTGAGGCCTGGATCGTTCCGGCGGGTAGTTCTATCGCGCGCTGCGCCTTCCAAAAAATAGGGCTTAATGAAAACGGTTTGATGTTTTTAACGAGCCCTACCACCGAGTTATCCTTTCCGACGAAGATCACATCAATAGAAAAACGCATAAAGAACATATGGATGGAATTGCAGGATTCGATGACCAACGCTTCCGATGGAAGGATTTGTTTTCTGTTCAAAAGTCCGATCATTCTCGAAAGCGGCGTATCAGCGATAGCCACCTGATCAGCGAT comes from the Candidatus Omnitrophota bacterium genome and includes:
- a CDS encoding helix-turn-helix domain-containing protein, which produces MGVVYKLKQEVIDFVVTQKRDNPDLSCRKISDLIREKFQCEVSKSSVNAILKSSALSSPVGRRAEKEGKPQKFKIPEKRKEQLFTEKQALLSVHDEPPKISVTKEQFPVEPSKNKDISVELGKIDLASQEKMSKEEKLPEKSSEKPPIILPDLTEVKSEALADISKEVQIEKEPSATEPILPILEPEQEEPQEYISLLPDPMAQAPIVEEKQSIPEKKIEPAPQESVPEPVPEPAPEITPEVVPEVVPEVAPEAAPEAAPEAAPEVAPEAVPEVAPEAAPEAAPEAVPEAVVDSVPESMPEIAPTVPQESPLLADPFAGKETSKEEKPKEATPKPAASSDDKIWTPEAEYFSPEKKPEIISGEKPPVWDGMGCFFLKAAQWQLSNASMLGGLLSKHSEVYLPVDINLASEVLLYFPAFNIKKIGDIKNYTQDGLWGINGIKQKQHLNAEILEKLTTSVQNLKSLSMQMANEYSQTFSEISYIKITAQDKSEICVDGQFQTIWNENNVQSAFTMPMNKIIESLSSNIISNVQPVIINSIPGYKSFAKQFYELFLSFENSSGKNISRIGIFDGNKEEIAKFTAIPAKRRLFMAGAWPWQEECRKFIEEDARLINHFYCDSVGKEVYYSELKTKLEQPLIGQKTRVRALLLRDSALDWPVMAIVTNILSEEMSAEDVIAAFLARWPNFQESYQDFTARTEKASYGVVSVTPSHDRVNLLEGGGQYNLLRAEPSLETNIEFLLSALNNYCQRHFFPLHYEKLNFSDIRERFYQISGSVQRSKDSIIVSLVLPPTHLYRKDLEYALARLNESDVRDPLGCKLQIRIENQEKN
- a CDS encoding DUF192 domain-containing protein, which codes for MKIINTTRQTVIADQVAIADTPLSRMIGLLNRKQILPSEALVIESCNSIHMFFMRFSIDVIFVGKDNSVVGLVKNIKPFSLSPIFWKAQRAIELPAGTIQASGTCLGDSITQEG